The Molothrus ater isolate BHLD 08-10-18 breed brown headed cowbird chromosome 6, BPBGC_Mater_1.1, whole genome shotgun sequence genome segment GTTCCCCTACAGCTGAGAGCCGCCAGGCACTGGTCGAGCCCATTGCCgcagagcagcccctctgctcgCTGTTCTCCTCCGGGAGGgatgggggctctgggctctggcagggcctTGGGGCCAGTAGGGCCTGGCATGGCCACAGTTCCCTGGGCCAGGTCAGGCCAGGCATGGCTCCAAGGTGTCCTGGGCACTTCCAGCTCATGCTATCCCTTCTCTGTGCCAGAGGGAGGTGGAGATCCTCATGTTCCTCAGCGCCATTGTCATGATGAAGAACCGGCGCTCCAGTGAGTCAGGGGGActtggggggctgggggtgcttaTGTGGTCCCCTCCAAGGAGCAGAGTGGGGTGGTGTCTGGAGGACCAGATTCAGCCCTCCCTAAAGTTACCCCCAGCCTTCTGGGGGCATCTGGCCCCATCCCTTATTCCTGTTTCCACATCACAGTCACCGTGGAGCAGCACATTGGGAATATCTTCATGTTCAGCAAAGTGGCCAATGCCATCCTGTTCTTCCGCCTCGACATCCGCATGGGGCTGCTCTACCTCACGCTCTGCATAGGTGAGCCTGCATGTCTTCCTGCCTTGTCCTGACTCCCCCTcgctgctctgggctggaggagctctgtcccaggcccagcctggccctccTGGGGCACAGGAATGACTGCTGTCATTCCAGTGTTCCTGATGACCTGCAAGCCACCCCTTTATATGGGCCCTGAATACATCAAGTACTTCAGTGACAAGACCATTGATGTGAGTatttccccagccctggggcttttggggggctctgcccaccCCGCCCTAAGCCCACGCCcctgtggcaggaggagctggagagggacaagCGGGTGACGTGGATTGTTGAGTTCTTTGCCAACTGGTCCAGTGAGTGCCAGTCCTTTGCCCCCATCTTCGCTGACCTCTCTCTCAAGTGAGTGGCACCCACTGGAATCTTGGTGGGTAACGGGGCCTGTggtcccctgtgtccctcacaGCCATGTGTCCCCATCCTGCCCAGGTACAACTGTTCAGGACTCCAGTTTGGGAAGGTGGATGTTGGCCGGTACACGGATGTCAGCACCAGGTGTGGGGAATGCAGTGTGGGCAAACAGGGCTCACTCTGGGGCGGTCCCTGTGACCTTCCAGCCCCCCCAGGCTGCCCGAGGGTCACTGTGGGCTTGTCCTCACACAGGTACAAGGTCAGCACCTCACCTCTCACCAAGCAGCTGCCCACCCTCATCCTCTTCCAGGGTGGGACAGAGATCATGCGGCGGCCGCAGATCGACAAGAAGGGCCGGGCTGTGTCCTGGACCTTCTCTGAGGTGTGTGGGACcctccagccctctgctcccctgcccagcctgtgcctgggaagAAGGGGGAGATCCCAGGGGTGCTGATGCTACCTCTTGGCCACAGGAGAATGTGATCCGGGAGTTCAACCTCAATGAGCTCTACCAGAAGgccaagaagcagcagaagccGCGGGAGGAGGGGCCTGAGGAGCCCCCAGCCGTGCCGGCGGCTGCGCCTCAGGAGACCAAGAAGGACAAGTAGAAGCTACCCTGTACTGTCGCCCATCACTATGTCACCATCAGCCTGGTGGCAGCGGCCCCGCgggcctgcccagccctgcccggagCCACTCTCCGTGGGGACTTGTCCCGGCTGAGCCCTGGGAAAGCAGCGGTGCCCCCCGGCCCCGTGCGGGCAGGGCGGTAGGAGGGGCCCCGCCTCGGTTAACGCTCGCTCTCATCCATCGCTGACAATAAACGGTCCGTGCCGTGCCTGTGTCCTGTGTCTGTGTCCGTGTCCCCGGTCCCGGGCCGGGTGTGAGGCCCACGCGCTCTGATTGGCTGGGGCGGCGAGGGCGGAACCGGAGCCCACGGGGTGGGGGGCGGGGGGCTTGGGGACCCTTCTCGGCCCCGCCCCTTCCGGTCCCGCCTCCCCCGGCGGCGCGCGCTCCCGGCACGTGGCCAGCGGCAGGTAGGAGGCGGCGCGGCCGCTCCAGACCCGCGTCtgtcccccacccccccccaccccgctTTCCCGGAGCCCCGCGTCTGTCCGTCCGTCCCCCCCTTCCCCGGGGCCCCACTTCCCCACTCTCCCCAGCCGCATACCGCGCCGCCATCCCTGCGGAACTGCTTCCCGCCCTCCACAGGAGGATCCCGGCGGgtcccccatttcccccaatGGTGACTGGCCCTTCCTGGCTCTCTcccacagcagtgtccccacagggaCCCAGCTTTCCACTCCCCTGACAGCGGGGTACCTGAGATCTCTTCCCACCCCAGAGCGGCGTTCCTGGAGcccccttcctgctcctgcgTAGGCTCCACCGCCTCGGCTCTCTCAGGATGGCTCCCCGCGGGAGGAAGCGCGGAGCCCAGCAGCCGGCGGCGGCCGAGGCACCGGAGACGGCGGGAGCCCCGCAGAAGCGGGGGCGGGCCCAGGCCCAAGACGAGGGCAGCACCGCGGACACCGGCCCCCGTGTGGTCATCGAACACTGGTGAGCACCCGAGGTGCCGAGGGTGGTGCGGGGCCCTGGGGTGCCCCCCGGGTCGCTGACCGCCGTGTCCCCACAGCAAGAGCTGACGCGTGTTCGGGCGCAACGCGGCGGCGGTGAGCGCGGCCCTGCGCGGGGCCATGGCCCAGCTGCCCGTGGACATCAACCCCCGGCCGCCGCGCAGGAACAGCTTCGAGGTGTCCCTGGTGAAGGAGGACGGCAGCAGtaagtgctgggctgggggcggcGGGGGCTCCCCGGCACCCCTGATCCTATAATCCTCCTTATCTCTGCAGCCGTGGAGCTGTGGAGCGGTATCGGGAAGGGGCCCCCCCGCAAGCTGAAGTTTCCCCAGCCGGAGACCGTGGTGGAAGCCCTGAAGAGCAACTTTACATAGAGACATTGGCCAGGTGAGCGGGGGTGGGAATGgcatgggattgggatgggatgggaccaACAGGGACCGACTTCCCTCTCTCCACAGCCAAGCCAGGATGCAGGCGGCATGAGCATCCATGAAGAGGCGAGACCAAGTGGGGGGCACCTGCCAGCCCCAGTCCCGTCCctgatgctgcagctctgccactgccagaCCCCTGGCTCCCTCCACACCCCGTTGTCCCCCCAATCTCCAATAAAGTTCAGTactccacagcacagctccagccgtTTATTCCAAGGACATGCAGCCCAAGGGGTGCAGGCACTGGTGGGTGGTGGGGGAGACAGAGCCAGCCCCCCCCTAGGTGAGGACATCTACTTCCTCTTCCGACTCAGATGAGGGACTGGGCCAGAGGCAGACTGTGCCAGggggcaggaacagctcccctgtccccacatccacctcctcctcctcctccttgctgtCACTTCCCGGGgtccctgggggtgctgccagctggcAGCCCTGCGGGGACACAGGGGGGTCCCCACACTGCTGCATCCCGTTTGCActggggggctgctggggtggggagcACTCGCTCACCTGCTCCCGTGCATCCTCATCCTGGGGGGGCTGTGCTTCTGTCCCccccacatctcccaccagccctggtGGAGGCACAGGAGGGGGCTGCACCTCTTGAACCacctcccagcacccccagcgCTCCACCTTCCGCAGCCTCATCCGCCcgatggggctgggctgtgagtgccccacagactgtggctgcctctggggggacaccccagagctgacactgccaggctcagctgtgTCAGGTGCCACCACGGGGGAGACTTCCTGAGTTGAGTGCAGGCAGGAGCGGTCGAGCTGCCACTGGGGTCCCACCCTCACCAGGCGTCCTCCCCAAAGCTGCAGTGACTCGAGCTCAGTGACACGGAGGCGGCGGGCGGCTGCCAGCACCTCGTGCACCTCCTCCTGCGTGACCTCCAGCTCGGCAGTGTAGAAGAAGCGCACCAGCTTGCGCAGCACCCCGATCTTCAGCCCCgccagctccagcaccaccctgcAACCCTGGGGGGGCAGCTCCCGGCCCAGTTGCTCCATAAAGAAGGGGCTGCAGACGGAGAGAACACTGCAGTGGGCCACCACTGCCTCGCCTGCAAAGCAACAGTGGCTGTTACTGCCCTGCAGCCTTTCCTGCTCACGCCAGTGTTTCCTAGGGGGGTTGCAGAGACCTTGCCCGCAGCTCCCTCGGCGATGCTGCCTGCTCACCTTCAGCCCGCAGGACCACATCGCAGAAGACGTCggctcgctgctgctgctggtggaggtGCTGGAAGGCGGTGCGCAGCAGGCGGGTGCTGCGGTAAAGCAGCTGCGGCGTGGCTGTGGGAGAACCCATGGCcgtcctgcagggacacacagcgTCGTGCTGGGGACGCGGGGACCAGCGCCTGCCTGCCCTCTTCGGGCTGTCACAACGGtatggggctgggatgtggcGGCGCCGATGTCTGCAGAGCCCCGTGTGTTCATGACCGGCCCGGCAGCCCCGCGGGACAGCCggcgctgtccccgcgctgtccccgcacTGTCCCGGTGtccgccccggccccgccgccccgaCCTCCACGCGTCCGCCAGGGGGCGCCACAGCGGGCGCCGTGAGGCCGCCGCAGCCTGAGgcgcccccagcccggcccgccCGGGCCCGCCGCGTACCTGCCGAGGGGGGCGCGGGCCGCCGCCGAATCGCCCCGAGAGTGAGTCCCGAGCTCGTGGCGCGGACGCGGGGGGCGCTGATCGGGATCGGGGCCCTGCGCGCCCTCGCTTCGCGCCCGCGGCCTCACGTGGCGCGGCGGCCTCGGCCCACCCATTGTCCCGCCCGCAGGCA includes the following:
- the TMX2 gene encoding thioredoxin-related transmembrane protein 2 isoform X2, which gives rise to MAVVAPLLALLWGLPGLCRWLAQPYYPLSALLAAAFLLVRKVPPLCRGLPSQREDGNPCDFDWREVEILMFLSAIVMMKNRRSITVEQHIGNIFMFSKVANAILFFRLDIRMGLLYLTLCIVFLMTCKPPLYMGPEYIKYFSDKTIDEELERDKRVTWIVEFFANWSSECQSFAPIFADLSLKYNCSGLQFGKVDVGRYTDVSTRYKVSTSPLTKQLPTLILFQGGTEIMRRPQIDKKGRAVSWTFSEENVIREFNLNELYQKAKKQQKPREEGPEEPPAVPAAAPQETKKDK
- the TMX2 gene encoding thioredoxin-related transmembrane protein 2 isoform X1; translation: MAVVAPLLALLWGLPGLCRWLAQPYYPLSALLAAAFLLVRKVPPLCRGLPSQREDGNPCDFDWREVEILMFLSAIVMMKNRRSITVEQHIGNIFMFSKVANAILFFRLDIRMGLLYLTLCIVFLMTCKPPLYMGPEYIKYFSDKTIDEELERDKRVTWIVEFFANWSSECQSFAPIFADLSLKYNCSGLQFGKVDVGRYTDVSTRCGECSVGKQGSLWGGPCDLPAPPGCPRVTVGLSSHRYKVSTSPLTKQLPTLILFQGGTEIMRRPQIDKKGRAVSWTFSEENVIREFNLNELYQKAKKQQKPREEGPEEPPAVPAAAPQETKKDK
- the SELENOH gene encoding selenoprotein H; amino-acid sequence: MAPRGRKRGAQQPAAAEAPETAGAPQKRGRAQAQDEGSTADTGPRVVIEHCKSURVFGRNAAAVSAALRGAMAQLPVDINPRPPRRNSFEVSLVKEDGSTVELWSGIGKGPPRKLKFPQPETVVEALKSNFT